A genomic region of Candidatus Flexicrinis proximus contains the following coding sequences:
- a CDS encoding HAMP domain-containing histidine kinase, translating into MKLSYRLFISYLVVVLIGLVVLSISTAYVAPASFSQQMNHMGGNLSAMMGGHRLELMDELEASFQTSLNGALIIAGVAAALAAVGVSWFISNRIVSPIRALVTLSQRIANGHYEQRLELNTGDELAELVENFNHMAASLAETEVMRQRLLGDVTHELKTPLASIKGYMEGLQDNVIPATPETFQLIHNEADRLQRLVQDLQELSRTEAGQIQLALAAIAPGRIVLPVVDRLRPQFLEKGIAFDVVMPDDLPPVRADLDRATQILTNLLGNALQNTPTGTVGVELSRSGSYVHFTVSDTGVGLAAADLQRVFERFYRVDKSRSRASGGSGIGLTVAKHLVELQGGSIRVVSNGLGRGSQFSFTLPIA; encoded by the coding sequence ATGAAACTCTCTTACAGACTATTCATTTCATACCTTGTGGTGGTCCTCATCGGGCTGGTTGTCCTGTCGATTTCGACCGCCTATGTAGCGCCCGCCAGTTTTTCCCAACAGATGAACCATATGGGCGGCAATTTGTCCGCGATGATGGGCGGTCACCGGCTTGAATTGATGGACGAGCTGGAAGCCAGCTTCCAGACTTCGCTGAACGGGGCGCTGATTATTGCGGGGGTTGCCGCTGCACTGGCCGCAGTAGGCGTGAGTTGGTTCATCAGCAATCGCATCGTCAGTCCGATTCGGGCGCTCGTCACGCTCAGTCAACGTATTGCGAACGGGCATTACGAGCAGCGCCTAGAGTTGAACACTGGAGACGAACTGGCGGAGCTGGTCGAAAACTTCAATCACATGGCGGCATCCCTCGCAGAAACGGAGGTGATGCGCCAGCGGCTGCTCGGAGACGTAACCCACGAACTCAAGACGCCGCTTGCCAGCATCAAGGGTTATATGGAAGGATTGCAGGATAATGTGATCCCCGCCACGCCGGAAACGTTCCAGTTGATCCACAACGAAGCAGACCGGCTGCAGCGCCTGGTTCAGGATCTGCAGGAGCTTTCGCGTACAGAAGCCGGGCAGATTCAACTTGCGCTGGCGGCCATCGCTCCTGGCCGGATCGTCCTGCCGGTTGTCGATAGGCTTCGTCCACAGTTTCTTGAGAAGGGGATTGCGTTCGACGTTGTTATGCCGGACGACCTGCCGCCTGTGCGCGCCGATTTGGATCGCGCGACCCAGATCCTCACCAATCTGTTGGGTAACGCGCTTCAAAATACGCCGACCGGCACGGTCGGCGTAGAGCTGTCTCGAAGCGGTAGCTACGTTCACTTCACAGTGAGCGATACTGGTGTCGGGCTGGCGGCAGCGGACCTTCAGCGTGTCTTTGAGCGCTTTTACAGGGTAGACAAATCGCGGTCGCGCGCCAGCGGCGGCAGTGGGATCGGGCTGACCGTGGCAAAACACCTAGTGGAACTGCAGGGCGGTAGCATCCGGGTGGTCAGCAACGGATTAGGTAGGGGAAGCCAGTTTAGCTTCACGCTGCCGATCGCCTGA
- a CDS encoding heavy-metal-associated domain-containing protein yields the protein MESKTFKVPNMTCNGCVSTVRAELEGIPGVEVVDIQKAPQLVTVQLDTPETWNAIEQALIEINYAPAEA from the coding sequence ATGGAATCGAAGACGTTCAAAGTTCCAAACATGACGTGTAACGGCTGCGTAAGCACGGTGCGCGCCGAGCTGGAAGGTATCCCCGGCGTGGAAGTGGTGGATATTCAGAAAGCCCCGCAACTCGTTACCGTGCAGTTGGATACACCCGAAACATGGAATGCGATCGAGCAGGCGCTCATCGAGATCAATTACGCGCCTGCTGAAGCGTAA
- a CDS encoding DsrE family protein: MKLLCIINDAPYGTEKAYNAFRLVMALQKEHSDVEAWIFLMADAVACALPGQKTPDGFYNIERMLKSIVNKGGQIKACGTCADARGLRELKFVDGVEISTMSQLAQWVVEADKVVTF, encoded by the coding sequence GTGAAGCTTCTGTGCATTATTAACGATGCTCCTTATGGCACGGAAAAAGCCTATAACGCATTTCGACTGGTTATGGCCCTGCAAAAGGAACACAGCGATGTCGAAGCCTGGATATTTCTGATGGCGGATGCGGTTGCCTGTGCGCTGCCGGGTCAGAAGACACCGGATGGTTTCTACAACATCGAACGGATGCTGAAGAGCATCGTCAACAAGGGTGGACAGATAAAAGCATGCGGTACTTGTGCTGATGCGCGCGGTCTGCGCGAACTTAAGTTTGTCGACGGGGTCGAAATCAGCACTATGAGCCAACTGGCGCAATGGGTCGTTGAAGCGGACAAAGTCGTGACCTTCTAG